A window of Peromyscus eremicus chromosome 23, PerEre_H2_v1, whole genome shotgun sequence genomic DNA:
gtgtgtgcatgtgcatgtgtgtgggtgtatgcacgtgcatgtgtgtgtgtttccagaatGTCCCACTCATGGCTGCCTAAAAAGCTCAGCAACTGAGCTGTGGGTGTAGAATGCCAACTGTATGCACCACCCCAGCACACATTGCCTGAGGATCCACCTAGGACCTCATGGGTGCCACGGCTCACAGTGAGAATTCCACAGGCCGGAGGCCAAGATCACGTGTCAAAGTGGAATTTCtccttgcgtctgttcacaggctCAGGGGTCCGCAGGGCAGAAGCTCCACTTCCTCCCTCTGAGCTAAGATCATTCCATTCGCGGCACCTACTGCCTCCACCTGCCCAGGTAGACGccgggggagaggaggggagcacAGCCCAGGATGGAACTTCCCACAGCCTACAGGCTGGTGATTCCCACCCGGTGATGTGAAGGTGGGTGGAAGACAGAGCAATGACCACCCCAAACCCAGTGAGCTCAGAGCAGATCAGGACGCAGGTTCCCAGATGCTGAGGTCTGGGGTCACACTCACGTGCCACTCTGCACCCGCACGGAAGACACCTTCTCCTGGTACCCGTGGGCATGGAAGCTGGGCACATCGTCATCTACGATCTCCATCTTCTTACCGGTAAAATTGGGGTTCTCATACAGGATGATCTTGTGCTCTTGGCTGTCCTGCAGGCAGAGGGGGTGGGTGAAGCCAACCCTCATGGTGGGCGGTGGGACAAGCACCCTGGCTGGTGACCGGATGCCCACGGAGCAACTAGCATGGGACAGACCACCTCAGATCCTGTGCTCAGGGAGCATTTGGTCCTGAGAATCCaggttccctccctccacctccactTCCTGTTTTATAAACAGCAGCTGTGATACAGCACCTGCCTGCACACAGACAGCGTGCAGGCTCCTGGTGGCCTCAGCAGGTGCAGGGTCTCCCCCCATCTCCAGATCTACTGTCCCAGTGAAGAGGTTTTTCTCAATTATTATCCACCCTTTCAGCAGTTCTTACAATGTATGAGACAACTGAGACTCAGAGAGGTCAAGTGACTTGCCCTAAGTCACCCAGCTGAGAGGAGCAGAGTCCACTCAAGAGCTCAGATCTTGGGGAGATCCAGTCTTAGACAGAGGTCTGGGAGGTGCAAGTCTGGCTTTGAGAGGTGTGGGCACATAAGTGAGCGTGGCTGAGTCCTTTCCCTACCCAACCGTCCACATGCTAGTAAGAATCAGGGTCAGAAATCGACCAGAAGCTCATTGCCTGAGTCTGGACTAAAGCACCTCCCCCGCATAACCCCCCGGATGTCTTTAATACTCATGATTGCTAACTGAGCCTGACCCTAAAGGACACGGCCCACGGGACAACACAGCTGTCCTGGGAATGGCATCCCCTGGAGTTGGGCTATGAGGGAGTCTCTGCCAGCAGCAGAACTAAAATCAAACAGAGGCTTAGGAGGCCAAATGCCTTTGGCCACACCCCACAGTGGAGGTCCTCAGCCAGGGCACAGTGTGGGTGGGGAGTCTCCTGGGCCCTGCCCCTCTGGCTTACCACTTTGATGGGCCTCAGAGAGCTCAGGGAGTCTGTCCTCCGGCTGCTGGTCCAGGAGTCCCAGCGTGGGTATTCACCCTTTTCGAACACAAACTGCTCGCCCTTGCAATTGGCCTGCTCATACCCCACCCAGCTGCAAGACAAAAGAAAGGGCCAGTGGGTCTCTTACCGGGAGGGCCCTGGCACTCCACCCCGCTGCACTGGCCCCATCTCAACCCAAATACAGAGGAGATAAGTACAAGGTGACCTCGGTTATCCAGAACCCAGGCCTCACTGCCCTCCACCtcctgcagcacacaggagaacTAAACAATGAGGCTGAAGGACAGCTTGGCCACAGATGACAGTGCCTACCCCTAGTGTCCTAAGGccaagaggatgctgggaaaatcATAACCCGTTCCAAATGCAGAACAAGAGCCCCATGACCCTATCTATCTAGCGCTGCTGGCCGGTGTCCACAGTGTTCGTGCCTCGGCCTGGAGACCACAAGAGGACAGGGTGACCTCAGcctggagagaggagagcacTATCAGCTGGCCACTGAGCACAGCTCTGGACTCAAGGTCATGCAGGTCACAGCTTCATCCTCAGCAGGCTGCAGACTCAATTCTCCCATTGTCTCTCTACTTGCCTTGACACAAGACTCTAGCTCCTAGATTCAAGGTAAAGAGATGTCCAGCGGCTGCTTTGTGCTGGTGAGAAACTGGGCTGGAATCTAAAGAGGTTTGGGTCGCGTCTCTACAATGGTAACAGCCTCCTGTGCACCCTAAATCACCTGCAGGTGACTCAGGACACCAGATGCCTTGGGGTCACTGTGCAAGCGACTATCTATCCCACTtaaggaacagaagtgagtgtgcATTTGCTTAGAAgcgattcccccccccccacacacacacacacacacacaacccagatACTTTCTGCTGCTCATTGTCTGAACCCAGGAATGTGACACCCATGGATGTGACAGGGTTGACTATAATCCACAGCACTCTCTTGGGAGGGTGTGGCCCGTAGAGGACAGAGAAGTaggaaagaggaagtgggaaCTTCAAATGCCAAGTTTCTGGGGCTTTCCAGGGCAAAGACAGACACTCTCCCCCTGCATGACAACAGTGTCTGTTCAGATCTAGGTTGTCCTTGAGAGAGGCAACTGCGTCTGTCACATGCATTTAAAGGACAATGTACAGTAATGTACAGTAAGCAGATCCTGCGAGCCTGCTTCAGGCACTCTGTTCTTGAGCACAACAGTCAGAGCTCAGGCGTGGCTGAACAAAGCTGTTCATCATGGTGGTGTTTACAACACCCAACAGCCGAGAGAGTGGGCAGATTGGGGAACACATACAAAGCCACCATACATAATGACAGACGATACCGGTTCACAAGCTCAGCTGGACATAAATATACCACCAGGAGATCTGGCTTGAGGTGGCTTCCTGAGCTCTAAGCCCAGGAGTCTGAGGTGGGGTCCCGGATCTGCATCTAAAGAGTCTCCCTTCTGTGGTTTTGATGCGTAGGGACCTCAAATTGCTCTGAAAGATGTCAATGTGAAGTGTGACTTACGACAGAGAGAACATTGTGGTGCCTCCTAACATTTCACAAAACACTGCATAATTCCATCcaaatataatctttaaaaagccctacaaatacatgcacaagaaaaaaatctacatttatACCAAAATCTTAATGATGAATATTTCTGAAGGGTAAGCTAAAGTCAAAATTGGAAGCAGGGGGACATGACTTTGCTAAGGTTTTCGTTCTTAAAATTGAGCACATATTTTAAGCAataaacaagaatttttttttctagaattccAGCACCAGGGAGTTCAAAACCCACCTGGGCTAAGTAGTGAgaccctcaaaacaaaacagaaaacaattttaaaagttagTTTTAAAATTCAAGACATATTCTGAGAAAGAGTGTTAATGTCTATAGAACAGTTTTGAAGGGTGAGGAGGAGCTCAGAGGTGGGAGATTGCCTTGCGTAGACGAAGCCATGGGTTCCACCCTCAGTAACCaccccctcccaacacacacaactCACCAAACACACTAAAACTTATTTTCAATGTTAAAAGTATGTTTGGGAAATTCTCCCATCAAAACGGCCAAAGCAGAGGAGGTCAGACATTCTCAAAGGGTGAAGACATGTGTTCCACAGAGGCAGAGCCTGGTCCCCTGTGCAGACTAAGAACTGCACATGCGCAGCTCCGTTAGACTCGGGCATGAGTGGGCCGTCACACTCGGCACCTGCTGGTGCAGGACTCCTGAACCACCAGGCATACTGGTCTACTGACTTTCAGAGGTCACTGTGCCCCCAAACTCACAAGACATTTACAAAGGAGGGAgatgagagacacacacacaaccctcaTGCACCTCGCTGCATGGTGAGGGGAGAGGTGGCCCCATGATTGCGTCCCTTTTCTCCTGAGTAGGGACAGGGCCTGAAGTGTGACAGTAGAGGTGTCAGCTACAGAAAGGAGATGGGACATCAGAGAGGACAGTCCATGGTCAGACACCACACAGCCTGGAAGTCCCCTAACCGGGATGCGAACCCAGCCTCCTCAGCACAAACTCCCTCTGGGCTGCCAGACCCCAAATCTTGCGCCATCACGCACAACCTAGGAGCCCAGAAAGGCCAGACACCCCTAATGCAACATCCGATCACCAGGCTGACAGTCTCGGGCTCGGCAAGACCACCCAGATACTCACGGTCCAGCCTGCACCAGGACGGAACCTGCCTTTTCCATGCCGGTCTCCTTCAGGTTGGGGCAGGGCCCGCTGAGCTCATGGGAGTGACCCTGGAAGTTCTCCTGCTCGAAGATGATGATCTGGAGGGCATGGGAAGGAGTCAGACCGTGGGAAGAGCAGGAGGTGAGCAGCCACCTCAGAGAGCCTTGGGGCCGCAGGCCTCCACCCCTCCGATTCACAACAGGCATAAAGCGTGAGTGAGGGCCGGAGACCTGGAGCCTGAAGGCGCTGCTCTCCGAGCCTCAGTTCCTCTGCCAGTAAGATGAGTGGCAGAGCCAACCAGGAGCGGGGAAGCTGTCAGGATGATGGGCGCCAAGGTCAGCTCAGTCGCGAGAGAGGACATCATGGTGTCCTCCCATTTATGTCCATGCAGTGCTAGAGATGAACCAGGGCCACTCCACATGGCCAGCAGCCACTCTCCGCCTAAGCAATAACCCGGCTTCCCACAAATGCACCAACTAGGGCACCCGCTACGGAGCAGGGCTGGGTACGTGGCCCGGACTTGTGTGATGTAGCAGAAATCCGTGGGGATTATGCAAgctgaacacacacaccaaacctgGGATCTTGACAAAAGGTAGTCTCATGGCACTGATTCTGAGGTGCCACACCCCATATTCCAGatgccactcagctcccaggaGGTGTCACATCAGGAGGTCCAAGATGCCCCTCTACAGACACACGCATGTGTCTCCTGTGAACCCACACTTTCCTGGGTCCTTTTCCCCAAGCCTCTACCCCTGGAGGTCTCCAGGTCTCCCAGTGGCCACCCATATAAGATGAATCTTACTAGAAATCCCCCCCTTGTCTCGGCTCTGTCTCCTCATCGGCCTTGGCAGGGGTCCCGCAGGAATCCCAATCAGGATCCCGAGACTCTGCAGAGTGAAGGGACCCACGCAAGGCCCCGCAGCCATGAGCTAAACACGGACAGGGCCCACATTCACAACTGAGAACATGGAGCCTTTCTAGACACTCCTCTCTGTCCCCTGGAGATGGGAGCCTGCAGCCACCTCTGGATGAAGAAGTGGACAggagaggggtgaggggtgggtgcAGGGTCTGTGAGGTCAGCACTGGCTGGAGAAAGCACTCTTGTTTCCCAGGCTGGGGATTAGTGAGATAAAGAGAGCAAAGGGAGTGGCCAGGAGGACTCCGGGGCAGATTCCACAGGCTCAGTTCAGCCGTCATGGTCACTGACCCCTCCAGGGACATCAGCGTGGGACACAGGCTCTGGTCCCCGGCTCTGTGTGGCCTGAGAAGGAACTGGGCTTTCAAGCTCTCTGCTTGGCAGATCAGGAAACCTGTTCGCAGGGCCATTGAGAAGGCTCTAGGATATGGAAGTCGGGGCTCAGTGGCCATTACCTGGCCTGGAATATAAGGGCCAGTGGGGAAGGGTCAGGCTTCCTGTACACTTGAGAAGCCCTGGGTCCCAGGGGTGCTGCACCCTGTTGCTGGTGTAAAGaggataataacaataataataacaacaacaacataataataatagctgTTATAGAGTCTAGATTCTTTCCTGTTGACCAACCCTTTAACCGCACACTACCCAGTACAGAAGCCCCTAGCTGAAAGGCCCCAGACATGCACTCAGCGCTCATGTGCGCTGTTCATCGGAAACACAGATTTGAAGCGAGGCAGAGTGGGAATGAACTGTATAACAAAGGGGAATGTGAACATTAATCACCAGTTGCTTTTCACAGTTCCCG
This region includes:
- the Crybb2 gene encoding beta-crystallin B2 — encoded protein: MPVVNRRGGGLRPQGSLRWLLTSCSSHGLTPSHALQIIIFEQENFQGHSHELSGPCPNLKETGMEKAGSVLVQAGPWVGYEQANCKGEQFVFEKGEYPRWDSWTSSRRTDSLSSLRPIKVDSQEHKIILYENPNFTGKKMEIVDDDVPSFHAHGYQEKVSSVRVQSGTWVGYQYPGYRGLQYLLEKGDYKDNSDFGAPHPQVQSVRRIRDMQWHQRGTFHPSS